Proteins from one Streptomyces sp. 840.1 genomic window:
- a CDS encoding polysaccharide lyase, with amino-acid sequence MTITPTATTPGPDGTRRAKGHRNSRSAGFGCVAVLVGGTLALAPPADGASGQASALPAGCADPVNGTTVFSDGFEGTAPDFGFVKHRYDGADATASIRAATSPVLDGSGSGRFTVPGDGKSWRSEVANDAVGYGAYRFSFSDFLPADWEWSNYDTILAQWHGKPLSDGSDTNPPIALSVRNSEWLLSVFNLADPDDTTPVRRAYSLGPVTRGVWNNWTFDIDWSTPTHPGALRVCRNGTQLVDDSGENNYHQPNEPYFKTGIYRPSWNPAKGRDYPTGVSVVDVYDDSVSVTRLG; translated from the coding sequence ATGACAATCACGCCCACTGCCACCACTCCGGGCCCGGACGGCACGCGCCGGGCGAAGGGCCACCGCAATTCGCGCAGCGCGGGGTTCGGCTGCGTCGCCGTCCTCGTCGGGGGCACGCTCGCCCTGGCACCGCCCGCCGACGGCGCATCCGGACAGGCATCGGCCCTTCCGGCCGGCTGCGCCGACCCCGTCAACGGGACAACCGTCTTCAGCGACGGATTCGAGGGAACGGCCCCCGACTTCGGCTTCGTGAAGCACCGCTACGACGGCGCCGATGCCACCGCTTCCATCAGGGCGGCCACCTCACCCGTCCTGGACGGGAGCGGCTCCGGCCGGTTCACCGTCCCCGGGGACGGGAAGTCGTGGCGGTCCGAGGTGGCGAACGACGCGGTGGGCTACGGCGCCTACCGGTTCAGCTTCTCCGACTTCCTGCCCGCCGACTGGGAATGGTCCAACTACGACACGATCCTCGCCCAGTGGCACGGCAAACCACTGTCCGACGGTTCGGACACCAACCCGCCCATCGCCCTTTCGGTGCGCAACTCCGAGTGGCTGCTCAGCGTGTTCAACCTGGCGGACCCGGACGACACCACCCCCGTGCGGCGGGCGTACTCCCTGGGCCCGGTCACGCGCGGCGTCTGGAACAACTGGACCTTCGACATCGACTGGTCCACCCCCACCCATCCAGGGGCGCTGCGGGTGTGCCGCAACGGCACCCAGCTCGTGGACGACTCGGGCGAGAACAACTACCACCAGCCGAACGAGCCCTACTTCAAGACCGGGATCTACCGGCCGTCGTGGAACCCCGCGAAGGGCCGCGACTACCCCACGGGTGTCTCGGTCGTCGACGTGTACGACGACTCCGTCTCCGTGACCCGCCTCGGCTGA